A window from Myxosarcina sp. GI1 encodes these proteins:
- a CDS encoding diguanylate cyclase domain-containing protein, producing MARLIEDPKLLELFIRYAPAAIAMLDRQMQYLLVSDRWIEDYRLENTEIIGRSHYEVFPEIPERWRQDHQDCLAGKVEVLTSKEDSFVRTDGRLEWLRWQLRPWYNLEGEIGGLLIFSEIITKRKILEQQLIAEKELAQVTLSSIGDGVITTDALGKVSYLNPVAEQLTGWSLAEATGKAIGEVFRLIDCFSRKPLVNPVDLVLKNNRVRQLPKDTLLVAHDGTEIAIEDSVAPIKDTQGNLIGTVVVFRDVTKIYELTSKLSWQATHDTLTGLSNRLHFETQVKLAIEDSQDNNTHHVIAYLDLDRFKSVNDTCGHLAGDELLKQITALLKQRIRTSDVFARLGGDEFGILFYKCNFKIAQNIAEQLRCLVRDFDFVWQDRVFKISVSIGLAAIAPTTNNLTEILSRADAACYAAKKKGRNSVHLSKAIDY from the coding sequence ATGGCTCGATTGATTGAAGACCCCAAACTATTAGAATTATTTATCCGTTATGCTCCTGCGGCGATCGCCATGTTAGATAGACAAATGCAATATTTGCTAGTTAGCGATCGCTGGATTGAAGATTATCGGTTAGAGAACACTGAAATAATTGGTCGTTCTCACTACGAAGTTTTTCCCGAAATTCCCGAACGCTGGCGACAAGATCATCAAGATTGTCTGGCAGGAAAGGTAGAGGTTCTCACCAGTAAAGAAGATAGTTTTGTCAGGACTGATGGCAGACTTGAATGGCTACGTTGGCAACTACGTCCCTGGTACAATTTGGAAGGAGAAATTGGCGGTTTGCTGATATTTTCTGAGATTATTACCAAGAGAAAAATATTAGAACAACAACTGATAGCTGAAAAAGAGCTAGCACAAGTTACCTTAAGCTCTATTGGCGATGGCGTAATTACTACCGATGCTTTGGGTAAGGTAAGCTATCTCAATCCCGTAGCCGAACAACTTACTGGCTGGAGCCTAGCAGAAGCGACAGGAAAAGCGATAGGAGAAGTTTTTCGGCTTATCGATTGTTTTTCTAGAAAACCTCTAGTCAATCCTGTAGATTTAGTCCTCAAAAACAATCGAGTTCGCCAACTCCCTAAAGATACCCTATTGGTCGCACATGATGGCACTGAAATTGCTATTGAAGATTCAGTAGCACCAATTAAAGATACTCAGGGTAATCTTATTGGCACTGTTGTTGTATTTCGCGATGTTACCAAAATTTATGAATTAACTAGCAAATTATCCTGGCAAGCTACCCACGATACTTTAACTGGTCTGTCTAATCGACTTCATTTTGAAACTCAAGTAAAACTGGCAATTGAAGACTCTCAAGATAATAATACTCACCACGTTATAGCTTATCTCGATTTAGACCGCTTTAAAAGCGTTAATGATACTTGCGGTCATTTAGCTGGAGACGAACTACTCAAACAAATAACCGCATTACTCAAACAAAGAATTCGGACTTCAGATGTTTTCGCACGTTTGGGTGGGGATGAGTTTGGAATCTTGTTTTATAAATGTAACTTTAAAATAGCGCAAAACATTGCCGAACAGCTTCGATGCCTAGTTCGAGACTTTGATTTTGTTTGGCAAGATAGAGTRTTTAAAATTAGTGTCAGTATCGGTTTGGCTGCRATCGCTCCTACTACAAACAATCTAACCGAGATTTTAAGTCGAGCAGATGCAGCCTGTTATGCTGCCAAGAAAAAGGGGCGCAATAGCGTTCATTTAAGTAAAGCGATCGATTATTGA
- a CDS encoding peptidoglycan-binding protein: MKYSVREVSTLLKQGSSGAAVVALQTKLQEHNFNPGAIDGIFGIGTKQATIAFQKSVGLTPDGIAGKNTWAALNTQNIDRPLDTSLFTVDTVSQMFYDAPRRNIEKYLPAVLKSLEKQKLGDRQMILMALSTIRAESAGFAPISEFQSKYNTTPGKHAFDRYDFRSDIGNGAVGDGAKYKGRGFIQLTGKANYRTYSQRLGLGDRLLNNPDLANDAEIAGDILAYFLKDKERLIRQDLASGNLRAARRRVNGGSHGLQQFTAAFNTGLGLSGDVGIA; encoded by the coding sequence ATGAAATATTCAGTTCGAGAAGTATCTACTCTACTAAAACAAGGTTCATCGGGTGCAGCAGTTGTTGCTTTACAAACTAAGCTGCAAGAGCATAATTTTAATCCAGGTGCGATTGACGGTATCTTTGGCATCGGTACGAAACAAGCCACGATCGCTTTTCAAAAGAGTGTCGGCTTAACTCCCGACGGTATTGCAGGTAAAAATACCTGGGCGGCATTAAATACCCAGAACATAGATCGCCCTCTAGATACGAGTTTGTTTACCGTAGATACAGTCAGCCAAATGTTTTACGATGCGCCCCGTCGTAATATCGAGAAGTATCTACCCGCAGTTTTAAAGTCACTAGAGAAACAGAAATTAGGCGATCGCCAGATGATTTTGATGGCTTTAAGCACAATCCGCGCTGAATCTGCTGGCTTTGCACCTATCAGTGAGTTTCAGTCTAAATACAATACTACTCCTGGCAAACACGCTTTTGATCGCTATGATTTTCGTTCGGACATCGGTAACGGCGCAGTGGGTGACGGGGCAAAATACAAAGGACGGGGATTTATTCAGCTTACTGGTAAAGCCAACTATCGCACTTATAGTCAACGTTTGGGATTGGGCGATCGCCTGTTAAATAATCCCGATCTGGCTAATGATGCAGAAATTGCAGGCGACATTCTTGCTTATTTTCTCAAAGATAAAGAGCGTTTAATCCGTCAAGATTTGGCTAGCGGGAACTTACGGGCAGCTAGACGCAGAGTTAATGGCGGTTCTCACGGATTACAACAATTTACCGCTGCTTTTAATACGGGATTGGGACTCTCTGGCGATGTTGGAATTGCTTGA
- a CDS encoding NAD-dependent epimerase/dehydratase family protein, with the protein MDKKILVTGAEGFLGYHTIKLLNERQIKPKGLVEVENEQLVEFGLKNLQVEIIKGSIQDLQVLRQACEGIDTVFHMKFEIALGGGEAAEEKMNEINIVGTRNVLQAAKEAGVKRVVVSSSCLTVGLNYQPEPLNETADWDKYQFNLPYALSRRQAERESLVGVVSRKPRNADRPVISPTEVKDNHPEIIAIAPSFTLGPEDYLGAPANQLAKLISQGKFKFGIPVGFGILDVRDYAAGALLAAEKGRHGQRYLLSGENVTLRQFIARVANIAGVEPPKWLIPLPAWLVYPIVAVIQLLSKIRGRSSTVNLSILELWNRYAFYDTSLAEEELGWKARSLDETIADSLQWIAQKMVKPD; encoded by the coding sequence GTGGATAAAAAAATTTTAGTCACAGGCGCAGAGGGGTTTCTTGGCTATCACACTATTAAACTGCTAAATGAGCGTCAGATTAAACCCAAAGGGTTAGTAGAAGTTGAGAACGAACAGCTAGTTGAATTTGGTTTAAAAAATTTACAAGTAGAGATTATCAAAGGCAGTATTCAAGATCTGCAAGTATTGCGCCAGGCTTGCGAAGGTATAGATACAGTCTTTCACATGAAATTTGAGATTGCTTTAGGGGGTGGTGAAGCAGCAGAAGAGAAAATGAATGAGATTAACATCGTAGGCACGCGCAATGTCCTTCAAGCAGCAAAAGAAGCAGGAGTAAAACGAGTTGTAGTCAGCAGTAGTTGTCTTACTGTCGGTTTAAATTACCAACCCGAACCTTTAAATGAAACTGCCGACTGGGATAAATATCAGTTTAATCTGCCCTATGCCCTGTCGCGTCGCCAAGCCGAACGAGAATCTTTAGTGGGCGTAGTTTCGAGGAAACCTCGAAACGCTGACCGCCCAGTAATTTCACCTACCGAAGTAAAAGATAACCATCCAGAGATTATAGCGATCGCTCCTTCGTTTACTCTGGGACCAGAGGACTATCTTGGCGCACCAGCCAATCAACTGGCAAAGCTAATTAGTCAGGGAAAATTTAAGTTCGGCATTCCCGTTGGCTTTGGTATTTTAGATGTACGCGACTATGCAGCAGGAGCTTTACTGGCTGCGGAGAAAGGTCGTCACGGACAGCGTTATCTTCTTAGTGGAGAAAATGTTACCCTGCGTCAATTTATCGCTCGGGTTGCCAACATTGCGGGGGTTGAACCGCCAAAATGGTTAATTCCGCTTCCAGCTTGGCTCGTCTATCCGATAGTTGCAGTTATTCAACTATTAAGTAAAATACGGGGTCGGTCATCGACCGTCAATCTCAGTATTCTCGAACTATGGAATCGTTACGCTTTCTATGATACTAGCCTGGCTGAAGAGGAGCTGGGTTGGAAAGCGCGATCGCTAGATGAGACGATCGCAGATAGCCTTCAGTGGATTGCCCAAAAAATGGTAAAGCCTGACTAG
- a CDS encoding LamG-like jellyroll fold domain-containing protein — MQAQWENYLQTYSDRAYRHTTMVRHAGVLIAFALDSKRQIHYTVLDQENEPESIDARNWLATPQELAFPNEIAQVGFGILPNKVLPAVRSNDKPARHISEVDMFLSTTARLTADAPFQVISDNQYIYLFRQAIPAEHPQMVTVMDSGGEDVPMVNQTLLCDRFILAGTELKTVREVRYRRSRNKILGDGSKDSLGAVDMNNLPFYEPTLELDFVRNISMGRFTVALVPTGVPDVQRWQIFVHNDRSDRLDSYNIERSADGLFNTQGTESPAAFEKIGYAESALKLNKDTYVAGKARVVDLKAFNLSLWIKPESTGIIYSEGKPDTVFSLGIVETTEGYGIEIFSAGEKVSSVANIINLGTWHHISVSFSTEAEENQAQVSIQVDDLIVHEEDYLSLPLPTASATDLDSCLGKNIGEPANSLTAIVDELSIWDRSRSELEVNDSKNVRKTGNEPGLITYWQFDEGNGETIHDHADSANNGIIKGDSLWIQSDAPIGDNPGIRRSSFGFTGRTIAGKGLTALLYHQQEEKPSGSDGETAPSKQSARMLLAVATKTEGEAEAKIATLDFAVSRRGRLSQIPDEIELQTIGNRDVDRNASVDRIVKLESAIATLTIQITEKQNRLQQLRANLPRELELLQRIQANRPNNIRFGVSFRRWQTQLDKQQAKIENLKSQALEILEQLKPLEKSLEAKQEWLKIWRDRYNGNPALPMRLVHIDPNGLTVTGGLLDFAWTEDAPQLFASDDGMVRMYFRGSEDQFFSATYDTNVARAKLTLSDACQLQEKAPGLGRNQQEVVNEDDENPQGTMVTVSDGVDKDTCTFTLTNNNLNLTETWQRVPRNPGQMGRVISGQAREASYLGRLSDDLKDTIEVISLTEAVDRPYQVGASILVAGAKIALRKAIEPGDKAIAVVKTELPKSLEAGSKIAILEYDYDSYSNLGNQGDVLKTPYDLKYGSVLVKATWLPDGSVENVSATPLTGLSRPNAWLPESPGTALQINKGYLTGDSSEFAHQGSLSLEAWVKPNLITEEKTAYLVEQNSAAPNNSNYLLSIKRESVNTFNFNGQNEYVRVNNLDLTNKSFTVEFWAARNSNSLDNFFSTVISQGPPGNNRQLHCGFRKNGSFAFAFYGNDLQTQATYKDTGWHHWACTFDVETKARIIYRDGVVVAEDKATANFQGNGEFLIATLNNPSKQHFFHGAIDEVRIWQGVRNKVQINLHKDCRLEGDESGLTAYYYFAERQVINRTGNTAYDGRAFNSPTSFASPISYYQIVAGVRNRYLSTTEAIQACSGWQHLAASYQEAYAINFDGDDSYLDCGTKVSLGVDDGLSMDMQVAFTDVTQTYYPLLQKGRLGKDDPELTAWMYLRKSGNSYYLYFGYEDAKGRTNVTVGTVTAPQSNQIVNIAVTGSEGNDNYTVRLYWNGEQVAAKNFSEGKPVSSLQPLVVGRCYGTPEGTTSGSISGNTRRFLQGTISKLQVWNRALSATEVRNNDGDAENLAGNWLLNEGEGNSTFNNVDNSEARLVGATWTFNPDPSATRLDLYVNGMPVETENVSQIPTTANQFNLGRDYTGAMDEVRIWREYRSQEQVLDNMFGQLKGERDKLVAYYEFDRDPATTDLVTQANDSSLQSNHLTVTEDAEIKHILSQAPICQDLAIIRNALGSISNRFQGQIHSRPAIAEYADIQTAKDGSVRGVHKRCYSFLKGDIWYLMTGYKVGNLITEWISQVQFDPQIKGYIEGAPPVPSENLTEDAIDDGDGVTSVEFVEAESVTSTISTSKESGFNSSFDASLKASVEQELETVIAPFGAGISIKLGKVGASLGASTSLETELNWSSSQEQSNTTNVSKMTTVSLSGSWEDPANRLNSALPRRFQPSNVGFALVESETADLYAIRMAHNRALVAFRMVPNPDIPKDTNIIPFPIDPHYTKQGTLDGAIGYSDRSKVLDPDYAQATEYGEYSYFKPSEAYALRQRIQNEEIRLRAFYEDFSTTPPGATGVLTGGLAGGGLGALAAFPVAAPFTAAAGIAAGGLIDALASDNDLPQQYSKRNLVNSYLWTADGGTFAESTETTDTQQESTSGSYSFNGSASFSASASAEVAGVGIEAETNASFGGSLNLTKSKTKEASQSFSLNLENNTPGNLQKQAIDSEGNILEPEFDPQGNPINTSGKVDAYRFFSFYLTPQSDNYDALYNTVIDPVWLEQSNSPNARALRQAQQPQNAPACWRIFHRVTFISRILPEFPDPTAPPLDRAVQDTDFSSSYELIRLLQPFVENQTSSPAAFNAAARNAIQTYLPELSADLTQEVVLALADYFQVEGIN; from the coding sequence ATGCAAGCACAATGGGAAAATTATTTACAAACCTACAGCGACCGCGCTTATCGTCACACAACTATGGTGCGTCATGCAGGGGTATTAATCGCTTTTGCTTTAGACAGTAAACGCCAGATTCATTACACGGTTTTAGACCAGGAAAACGAGCCAGAATCAATAGATGCCCGTAATTGGTTGGCTACGCCTCAAGAGTTGGCGTTTCCCAATGAAATCGCTCAGGTAGGGTTTGGTATCTTGCCAAACAAGGTTTTACCTGCGGTGAGAAGTAACGACAAGCCAGCCAGACATATTTCGGAAGTAGATATGTTTTTGTCTACAACTGCTAGGTTGACTGCTGATGCACCCTTTCAAGTAATCAGCGACAATCAATATATTTATCTGTTCCGTCAGGCAATTCCTGCCGAACATCCTCAGATGGTAACGGTAATGGACAGCGGTGGTGAAGATGTACCGATGGTAAACCAGACTCTATTGTGCGATCGCTTTATCTTAGCGGGAACAGAATTAAAAACCGTGCGGGAAGTTCGCTATCGTCGCAGTCGTAACAAGATTTTAGGCGATGGTAGTAAAGATAGTTTGGGGGCGGTAGATATGAATAATCTGCCGTTTTACGAACCGACTCTGGAGTTGGATTTTGTTCGTAATATCAGTATGGGTAGGTTTACCGTGGCTTTAGTGCCGACTGGTGTTCCCGACGTGCAGAGGTGGCAAATCTTCGTTCATAACGATCGCAGCGATCGCCTTGATTCTTATAATATCGAACGTTCTGCCGATGGTTTGTTTAACACCCAAGGTACGGAAAGCCCCGCAGCTTTTGAGAAGATCGGCTATGCGGAATCGGCTTTGAAGCTGAATAAAGACACTTATGTAGCAGGTAAAGCGCGAGTAGTTGACCTTAAAGCGTTTAATCTTTCACTGTGGATTAAACCTGAAAGTACGGGCATAATTTACTCCGAAGGCAAACCCGACACTGTTTTTAGTCTGGGTATTGTGGAAACTACCGAAGGTTATGGTATAGAGATCTTCTCGGCGGGAGAAAAAGTAAGTTCTGTTGCCAATATTATTAACTTGGGAACGTGGCATCATATCAGCGTTTCTTTTTCGACTGAAGCTGAAGAAAATCAGGCACAAGTCAGCATTCAGGTAGACGATCTCATTGTCCACGAAGAGGATTATCTATCTTTACCACTGCCGACAGCTTCCGCTACCGATCTAGATTCCTGTTTGGGTAAAAATATTGGCGAACCTGCTAATTCACTCACTGCGATCGTTGACGAACTATCAATCTGGGATCGCTCTAGATCCGAACTAGAAGTTAACGACAGTAAAAACGTCCGCAAAACTGGTAACGAACCTGGACTGATTACCTACTGGCAGTTTGACGAAGGTAATGGCGAAACAATTCACGACCATGCTGATTCAGCCAATAACGGCATCATTAAAGGCGATTCCCTTTGGATACAGTCTGATGCACCAATAGGGGATAATCCTGGTATTCGCCGCAGTAGCTTTGGTTTTACGGGACGAACCATAGCAGGTAAAGGTCTGACGGCACTACTCTATCACCAGCAGGAAGAAAAACCCTCTGGAAGCGATGGCGAAACTGCACCTAGCAAGCAAAGTGCCAGGATGCTATTGGCAGTAGCAACTAAAACAGAAGGGGAAGCAGAGGCTAAAATTGCTACTTTAGATTTTGCGGTTAGTAGACGGGGACGTTTATCTCAAATACCCGATGAGATTGAATTACAAACCATTGGTAATAGAGATGTAGATAGAAATGCCTCAGTCGATCGCATTGTAAAATTAGAATCAGCGATCGCAACTCTCACAATCCAAATTACCGAAAAACAAAATCGCTTACAACAACTAAGAGCTAATCTACCCAGAGAATTAGAGCTACTCCAGCGCATCCAAGCCAACCGCCCCAATAATATTCGGTTCGGTGTTTCGTTTCGCAGATGGCAAACTCAACTCGATAAACAACAGGCAAAGATAGAGAATTTAAAAAGTCAAGCACTAGAAATTCTCGAGCAATTAAAACCTCTGGAAAAATCCTTAGAGGCGAAGCAGGAGTGGTTAAAAATCTGGCGCGATCGCTATAACGGCAACCCCGCATTACCAATGCGCTTAGTACACATCGATCCTAATGGTTTAACCGTTACTGGAGGACTGTTAGATTTTGCCTGGACAGAAGACGCGCCTCAACTGTTTGCCAGCGATGATGGCATGGTGCGGATGTATTTTAGAGGCAGTGAAGACCAGTTTTTCTCGGCTACTTACGATACTAATGTCGCTCGAGCAAAATTGACTTTATCCGATGCCTGTCAGCTACAGGAAAAAGCCCCTGGTTTGGGTAGAAATCAACAGGAAGTTGTCAACGAAGATGACGAAAACCCTCAAGGCACAATGGTAACAGTTAGCGATGGCGTAGATAAAGATACTTGTACCTTTACCCTCACTAACAATAATTTAAACCTAACCGAAACCTGGCAGCGCGTACCTCGTAATCCTGGGCAAATGGGACGAGTTATTAGCGGACAAGCTCGCGAAGCAAGTTATTTAGGTAGATTGAGTGACGATCTCAAAGATACAATTGAAGTCATTTCTTTAACTGAAGCTGTAGATCGACCCTATCAAGTCGGGGCGAGTATCCTAGTTGCAGGAGCCAAAATTGCTTTGCGTAAAGCGATCGAGCCAGGAGATAAAGCGATTGCAGTAGTTAAAACCGAGTTACCTAAATCCTTAGAAGCTGGTAGCAAAATTGCCATTCTCGAATACGATTATGACAGTTACAGCAACTTAGGTAATCAGGGCGATGTTCTCAAAACTCCCTACGATCTTAAATACGGTTCGGTACTGGTCAAAGCTACTTGGCTACCCGATGGCAGCGTTGAGAATGTCTCTGCTACGCCCCTCACTGGTTTATCCCGTCCTAACGCCTGGCTGCCCGAATCTCCAGGGACGGCACTACAGATAAATAAAGGATACTTGACGGGAGACAGTTCTGAATTTGCCCATCAAGGTAGTCTTTCTTTGGAAGCCTGGGTAAAACCCAACCTGATTACTGAAGAAAAAACTGCTTATCTCGTAGAGCAAAATTCTGCTGCGCCCAATAATTCCAATTATCTGCTAAGTATCAAAAGAGAGTCGGTAAATACTTTCAACTTTAACGGACAAAATGAATATGTTCGAGTCAACAATCTCGATCTGACTAATAAATCTTTTACCGTTGAATTTTGGGCTGCACGCAATTCTAATAGCTTGGATAATTTCTTCTCCACAGTTATTTCTCAAGGACCGCCAGGGAATAATCGTCAGCTACACTGTGGTTTTAGAAAAAATGGTTCTTTTGCTTTTGCTTTCTACGGTAACGATCTGCAAACTCAAGCTACTTATAAAGATACGGGCTGGCATCATTGGGCTTGTACTTTTGATGTTGAGACAAAAGCCCGCATTATCTATCGCGATGGGGTAGTTGTGGCAGAAGATAAGGCAACAGCTAATTTCCAGGGTAATGGAGAATTTTTAATTGCCACTCTCAACAACCCTAGCAAGCAACATTTTTTCCACGGGGCAATTGATGAAGTTAGAATTTGGCAAGGAGTACGGAATAAAGTTCAGATTAACCTGCATAAAGACTGTCGCCTAGAAGGTGACGAATCGGGATTAACAGCGTACTATTACTTTGCCGAGCGACAAGTAATTAACCGTACTGGCAATACAGCTTATGACGGACGAGCGTTTAACAGTCCCACTTCTTTTGCTTCGCCTATCTCTTACTATCAAATTGTTGCAGGGGTAAGAAACCGTTACCTTAGCACCACCGAAGCAATACAAGCTTGTTCTGGTTGGCAGCATTTAGCAGCTAGCTATCAAGAAGCCTATGCCATTAATTTCGATGGCGATGATAGCTATCTCGACTGCGGTACAAAAGTATCTTTAGGGGTAGACGACGGCTTATCTATGGATATGCAGGTTGCTTTTACTGACGTCACTCAAACTTACTATCCTCTACTGCAAAAAGGACGACTGGGTAAAGACGATCCCGAATTAACCGCCTGGATGTATCTGAGGAAGTCAGGTAATTCTTACTATCTCTATTTTGGCTATGAAGATGCAAAAGGACGTACTAACGTCACTGTCGGAACAGTTACTGCACCTCAATCAAATCAAATAGTCAACATTGCCGTGACTGGTAGTGAAGGAAACGATAACTATACCGTTCGTTTGTATTGGAATGGCGAGCAGGTAGCCGCTAAAAACTTTAGTGAAGGTAAACCCGTTAGCAGTTTGCAACCTTTAGTTGTGGGACGTTGCTACGGTACGCCAGAAGGTACTACTTCGGGTTCGATTTCGGGCAATACGCGCCGTTTCTTACAGGGGACGATTAGCAAGCTACAAGTATGGAATCGGGCTTTATCGGCTACGGAAGTGCGTAACAACGATGGAGATGCTGAAAACCTAGCGGGTAACTGGCTGTTGAACGAAGGTGAAGGAAATTCGACTTTTAACAACGTCGATAATAGCGAGGCGCGATTAGTGGGCGCGACTTGGACGTTTAACCCCGATCCTAGTGCCACTCGTTTGGATTTGTATGTTAATGGAATGCCTGTTGAAACTGAAAATGTCAGTCAGATTCCTACTACTGCCAACCAGTTCAATCTGGGACGAGATTATACGGGGGCGATGGATGAAGTTCGCATCTGGCGGGAATATCGCAGCCAGGAACAGGTATTAGATAATATGTTCGGACAACTCAAAGGCGAACGGGATAAGCTGGTAGCCTATTACGAGTTCGATCGCGATCCTGCCACTACTGATTTGGTAACTCAGGCAAACGATAGCAGTCTGCAAAGCAATCATCTAACCGTAACTGAAGATGCAGAAATCAAACATATTCTGTCTCAAGCCCCCATCTGTCAGGATTTAGCCATAATTCGCAATGCCTTGGGTAGCATTAGCAACCGTTTCCAAGGTCAAATCCATTCCCGTCCTGCGATCGCCGAATATGCCGATATTCAGACGGCAAAAGACGGTTCGGTGAGGGGAGTCCACAAACGCTGTTATAGCTTCCTCAAAGGCGATATCTGGTATCTAATGACGGGTTACAAGGTAGGTAATCTGATTACTGAATGGATCTCCCAGGTACAGTTTGACCCCCAAATCAAAGGCTATATCGAAGGTGCGCCCCCAGTCCCCTCTGAGAATCTAACCGAAGACGCGATCGACGATGGTGATGGCGTTACTTCCGTAGAGTTTGTGGAAGCCGAAAGCGTCACCTCTACTATCTCTACTTCCAAAGAAAGCGGTTTTAATTCTTCCTTTGACGCATCTTTAAAAGCTTCAGTGGAACAAGAATTAGAAACTGTAATTGCACCATTTGGGGCGGGTATTTCCATCAAACTCGGCAAAGTAGGAGCTTCTTTAGGGGCATCTACCAGTCTGGAAACGGAATTAAACTGGTCGAGTAGCCAAGAACAAAGCAACACAACCAATGTCAGTAAAATGACGACCGTATCTCTTAGCGGTAGTTGGGAAGATCCCGCCAATCGACTCAATTCAGCCTTACCCAGACGCTTTCAACCTAGTAACGTTGGTTTTGCCCTAGTAGAATCAGAAACCGCCGATCTTTACGCTATTCGCATGGCACACAACAGGGCATTGGTAGCCTTCCGCATGGTTCCCAACCCCGACATCCCCAAAGATACCAATATAATTCCTTTCCCCATCGATCCGCACTATACCAAACAGGGTACGCTAGATGGCGCGATCGGCTACAGCGATCGGAGTAAGGTATTAGATCCCGATTATGCTCAAGCTACTGAATACGGCGAATACAGCTACTTTAAACCCAGCGAAGCTTATGCTTTGCGCCAACGCATTCAAAACGAAGAAATACGTTTGCGAGCCTTTTACGAAGACTTTAGCACCACCCCTCCTGGAGCTACAGGAGTCTTAACAGGTGGTTTAGCTGGTGGAGGTTTAGGTGCATTAGCTGCTTTCCCTGTAGCTGCTCCCTTTACTGCTGCTGCGGGAATTGCTGCGGGAGGTTTAATTGATGCTTTAGCTTCGGATAACGATCTGCCCCAACAATACAGCAAGCGCAACCTGGTTAATAGCTATCTTTGGACTGCCGACGGTGGTACGTTTGCCGAATCTACCGAAACCACCGATACCCAACAAGAAAGCACTAGTGGTAGCTACAGTTTCAACGGTAGTGCTAGTTTTTCAGCTTCTGCTTCGGCTGAAGTAGCGGGGGTAGGTATCGAAGCCGAAACCAATGCTTCTTTTGGCGGTAGCTTAAACCTAACTAAATCTAAAACCAAAGAAGCTAGCCAGTCTTTTAGCCTGAATTTGGAAAATAACACCCCTGGTAACTTACAAAAACAGGCGATCGACTCTGAGGGTAATATTCTCGAACCAGAATTCGATCCTCAAGGTAATCCAATTAACACCTCTGGTAAAGTAGATGCTTATCGCTTTTTCTCGTTTTATCTCACCCCCCAAAGCGATAACTATGATGCGCTATATAACACCGTTATCGATCCAGTTTGGTTAGAACAGTCCAATTCTCCTAACGCCAGGGCATTACGCCAGGCACAACAACCCCAAAATGCTCCTGCTTGCTGGCGCATTTTCCACCGCGTTACTTTTATCAGTCGCATCCTACCCGAATTCCCCGATCCCACAGCACCACCTTTAGATCGGGCAGTACAGGACACTGACTTTAGCAGCAGTTACGAGTTGATTAGGTTACTACAACCCTTTGTGGAAAACCAAACTAGTTCCCCCGCAGCTTTCAACGCAGCAGCGAGGAATGCGATTCAAACCTATTTACCCGAATTATCGGCAGATTTAACTCAAGAAGTAGTGTTGGCACTGGCTGACTATTTCCAAGTTGAAGGGATTAATTAA
- a CDS encoding peptidoglycan-binding protein, whose product MTKPTDSITYLEPELEFEPCHDINELEPETEAELTRSLPRGSVLLANVSGCSTAVANGLSQQIIDEMNAVIPGVLVRFDGLNVRSGAAVFPYLQRPAYEALSRAISDRGTTMSINSAYRTIGQQLILFNHSQRRRCGITIAARPGRSNHQSGLALDINDAQGWRPHLERHGWKWLGRKDPPHFDYVRGGTRDIRSLAVLAFQKLWNKNNLNDPIAEDRIYGPQVEARLNRAPIEGFGVIPVGGVARTLRLSRPLMQGQDVRELQQALVKVGFDLTVDGFYGVETDKAVRAYQQREGLTVDGIFGVASRNKLLRLVV is encoded by the coding sequence ATGACCAAACCAACAGACTCTATTACTTATCTCGAACCAGAATTAGAATTTGAACCCTGCCACGATATTAACGAACTCGAACCAGAAACCGAAGCAGAATTGACCAGGTCACTTCCCAGAGGTTCGGTATTACTAGCTAATGTCTCTGGTTGTTCTACTGCTGTTGCTAACGGACTTTCTCAGCAAATCATCGATGAGATGAACGCTGTTATTCCAGGGGTTTTAGTCCGATTTGACGGTCTTAACGTTAGATCTGGTGCAGCAGTGTTTCCCTATCTGCAAAGACCAGCTTATGAAGCCCTATCCCGTGCCATAAGCGATCGCGGTACGACTATGAGTATCAACTCAGCATATCGCACTATCGGACAGCAGTTGATTTTATTCAATCATTCTCAGAGAAGACGCTGTGGTATTACTATCGCAGCCCGTCCTGGTAGAAGCAACCATCAAAGCGGTTTGGCACTGGATATTAACGACGCACAGGGTTGGCGACCTCATTTAGAACGTCATGGCTGGAAATGGTTGGGGCGCAAAGATCCCCCACACTTTGATTATGTTCGTGGTGGGACTAGAGATATTCGCAGTCTAGCTGTACTAGCGTTTCAAAAACTCTGGAATAAGAATAACCTCAACGATCCTATAGCCGAAGATAGAATTTACGGTCCACAAGTAGAAGCCAGATTAAATCGCGCCCCCATTGAAGGCTTTGGCGTAATTCCTGTCGGTGGCGTTGCCAGAACTTTGAGGCTTAGTAGACCTCTGATGCAGGGTCAGGACGTAAGAGAATTACAACAAGCGTTAGTTAAAGTTGGTTTTGACCTTACGGTGGATGGTTTTTATGGTGTAGAAACAGACAAGGCGGTCAGGGCATATCAACAAAGAGAAGGCTTAACTGTAGACGGTATCTTCGGTGTCGCAAGTCGTAATAAATTACTTAGACTTGTGGTTTAA